AGGTAGTCAGCCCTTCTGACAACCTCGTTCCTCCGAGCATAGCCCGGGTGAGTGTCGAGTTCTCCAGGCTCGATTGGTTTTGCACGTGGTTGCGCCATTTCGATGCTTGCGTcggtgaggtgggtgaggagcaGCGACTGAGGCCGTAGGGAGAGGTTATATGTGAGTATGGGGTTCGTTAAGTGTGGGAGGTATTGCTCCCAGGGCTTCGGCCCTGTGGCCCACAAATCAGTCTTGATAGTTGTAGCTGTTTGCTCTCTGGAGCTGTTTATTTGAGTATCTCTGAATATCATGAACTTTTACACATCTCTGCGGACGCCCGACATCACGTGGGGATCTTCTTTGTTACCCAAAGCTTCGTTGGTGACACGAACAACTGCGGGCGGTCTGTTGGTTTCATTTTGCGGGCATCATCGTGATGAATTTTGAGACACGAGACATACAAACGTGCCATACGTGTGAATTGTATGCAGTCGGATGGTGAATGGAGTCCAGACGGGTGCTTTGGCCCTTTCGCCACTCGGCTCCAAACGCTAACTTTTGGTGGGAGGCATCCCGAGAGGGCAGTGCAAATTACGTATCACAGACCGCCATCCGGAACCAGCTCAGGGGTCCAGGGGCAAAACCATCGCGTTCTCATGCCAGGAGAGAATTGTCGTGGAGCTCACTCATAAAtgattgatggtgttgagaaaAGATATTCTGCCTCACGATGCAGCTCCCACACCACGAAGTCCAGTCAACGTCTGTCAATCACTGCGCACAAGTGCGAGCTATCCCCAACCTATTTGATGCGCACTGTAACCCTTTATCACAGCCGTTTCACTTTACCCAGCCAAGTCTAGCCACTCAGGCTTATGAGTTCCGGAGCTATCGTACGTCTCCAACGACCTGGCGAAAACGAGGCATGTGAAAAAAAGATTGGAGAACAGCGATATCCCCTGGCACCACACCCAGCCACCGAGACATTCAGTAGAGATTGTTCAGGGTAGATAAAACCACAGGTAAAAAGTCTATGTGCCAAGAAGAGTTGGCAAGAACACATACCCGCGGTAGCCTTCGTAAGAGTCGTGGATAATACACCAGCGGATTACCTTCCCAAGACCTGTCCCTGCAAGCCAGATCAGTGCAGCTTGTCGGACACGGAAAATGAAACTTGTTTGCCGTCTTACACTGGCTGTCCTCTGGAAGGATgcagggttggtggttgatccCCAATCGGTGATGATCATCCAAGGTCCAACCTTGTCACCTAACCATTCTCCAATTTTCGGATCAACTACAATGTGATAAATGAACCAGATGCAGATATAGCCAAGTTTTCTCGGCCATGCCAGGGGGCTAGATCTAAAGAGCGTCGAGAACAGGGATCATCAGTGTCGAGATGGCGCGTTGGAGAGCTTTCTCATGCAGCAAGTCCTCTATCTGTACTGTGCGACGTATGGGGTTTTCGGACAGGCTTAGGTAGACTTCGTGGTTCCGATAGGCGATTAAAACGAGGACTTGTACTGCTACCCATCCTATAGACAAACACCAAGCGGCAGTTTGAAATCCGAGTGGTATCGTGACGTGACAAAGACTagtttgatgatgacgagaagACAGCAATGGTGCCGAGAATCTTGACGATCAACTCGACATAGGATTCGTTCCCCCTCCGACTCTCCCTGGCGCTGCCAATAGACCTGATGCCACCAGGACGTGGACTCCTACGGCCGAGTTGGTCATCTGATGGATTTAAATTTCGATGTCCATGAATATCTCGTGTCGGGGCACGGTCGATGATATCAAGGCTGCTGGCGGGTGACGCTTCGTCAGAGTAGGGGACATCTCCTAGCAGGGGTGATCTtgcttcgtcgtcgtcgtcgtcatgTCCCTTGGCATCCGGGTTTTCGGACCAGCGGTTGGAACTCCGGCGCTTCCACCAAGAATTAGTTGGAGTTGGGTTCACCAATTTCCAGTATGCCGGGAGGCTGCCGCGCCTTCGTAGAAGTAGCACAGCTGTGGCAGTCATCCGTAGGTTCTCCCGGAGCCCCAATCCAAGATCAGCTCTTGTCAACCCAAGACAACGGATGGTCGGCCAGATGCACTGTGACAAtgcgaagatgatgaggtttCGTGTCGGTGTGTTGGCATTCGTGGCTTGGGTTGGAGTTGGCTGCCTCCGAAAAGCGCTGAAAGTGGCCACCAGCGAGAGTGAGCCCAGCCTTGGGATCGGCATTGTCTCTAGTTCCTTCGGCACCCAGGCAGAGTCATTTTGACCAAAAGAGTTTAAGTTGGCAAAGGAATCTGTAGGTATTCTTGAACCGTGACATAGCTATATAGGTCGGTACCCGATACTTTAGGTACTTGAGCCAAATTGGCTCCTGTCAGTAGCACACCTGAGAAGTCGAACCCATCCCAGCCATCATTGTAGTTGCGGTCCGTCACCAAACAAAGATTCAATCTGATCTTGCTCCAACACAGCATCAAGctccgccttctcctcaatAGCTGCGATTTCCGCAggagcaacaacaacctctgGCTCCTCGGTGCCTTTGTTGTCCGCGCCAGCAACTGCCTCAGCCTTCATTCGGCCAAATCGCGACCCAAACGTCCTCCGTCTTTGGATCCTCGAGTTCACTCCTCCACAGTTCGGCGCAGAAATCGGCACCAACGACTGCGGAAACGGATCCAACGGACCCCAGACATTCCCATTCTCGTCCCTCCCAACACCCTTGGTCAAGAACTCCATCTCCCGAAACTCAAACGGCACGCCGTTGGCGAACAACCCCGGGATGTCCATCTCGGTCTGAACCCACACGTTCACAGGTTGGATGTAGCTCCCTGCCAGAATTCCGTTCCTGGTCCTCCGGGTGATGGGGACACCGTCAATCTCAGCTACGGCACGATACTCCCTTGTGTAGCCAAACAGGATCTCATTGCGGTACTCGAACTTGTTCTGGAAGTTACGTCCACCGCGAAGACCGACGCCAGCGATCATACGTTCTGTTGTCTCGCCTGTGCAGGGGTTTACGTCGAGGGCGTAGAGGGTTACCGAGGtgcgggggttggaggagaagccgaTGAACTTGGTGGGGTTTAGCGCCGGTATGGTTgtgtggggggaggggaggtcaGGGGGCTTACTCTGGAGTCAGCGATTTCAGCTGCCGGGCTGGGACTGAAGATACCGAGGAGAGCGAGCTCCATGCGGATGTAGACAATGTCATCGCCAGTGGTGATCTGAACGTTTTGGGCGACGATGCTGAAGGCGATGACTTCGTCGCCGCGCCGGAAGCCACTGAAGGTGATGAGATCGCccgggaggaagggggccaTGACCAATGGGTCGGGGGCGCGGCTAAGGGTGACAGTCAGAACGCTGAGTTGACCACGATGTTGAGGATCGCTCACAAGATTCCGGGACGGCCAGTAGGCCGATTGCTCAACGGACACAAGGGATCAGAACCGTTGCGGGGGATACACATAGGAAATCCTGAAAACGCAGTGATGCTGGGACTTTGATCATCCGCCGTCATGAACGACGCACCGTCATACCCAACAGAGAAGACACCGTTGGGATCGCTGATGCGGACGGTAGGTCCGTTCTCGATCTTCATGCTACCATCAGTGTAATTGAGGGACTCGATGAAGCCGAAGCTGAGGCCCTCGAAGAACTCGGTGATGACCACCTGACCGACACGGGGGTCTCCCTCGATAGTGTTGCCCATGACCTGTAACAGGTATTAGCCAGCCACTAACTTGGAGTTGACAGCAAGCGGGGGCTGTTTACCAAGGTCTCAAACCCAATGAAGTCTGACTTGCTCGCGACAAAGTCTCTCCACGGCACCCACGCGGCAGGAAACTGGACCAAGAGGTTTCTGGGGATGTTCAAAACGAAGCCGTTGACGGTGATTGTACCGCCGGCGTTGTAGGATGTGTCATTGGCGGTGACGGTTGCGTCCTCGAACGCTCCCTGTACCCAGATAGGAGAGTCATCTCGGAGGACCTGGGCGAGGACACAAGGGAGgaacaaagagaaaaagagaaaagagaggatcGAGGTGAAGATGTAACACCTCATGTTGACAGTGTTGCTGAGCGAGTCAAGGACGGATACGGGTACCTGACACAGAGCCAGCACAAGTCTCTGTTGAGGCTCATGTCTTATATAGGCTCTTCTCTGCGACGGCTCAGTCATCACAGTCATAGTCCATGTGTCTTCTCAGCGGCAGCTCCAATCTGTCAAGGCATGGCTCTCTGGCTCACTTCTTCGTGACTCGGGGGCAAATATTCCAGCTCGGCTCGACCTGCCCATCGGCTTGGTCATCAAGGTAGAAGCGAGCTATAGACAATATTCTGAGATGAACCCATCCATCAGGAGAATCTAGAGTCTGGCCTTGTGTCAATAGGATCCATGAGAATACAACATAACAAACATATAGGTTCCTGTTAAGCGAGCAGATGCCGACTATCACAGAGCCAAGGCCAGTCTAACATCATGTGCCGCTTCCTTTGCAGCTTTATTCCCCACCATCAGAGATTCGCTAAATCTTTCTTCCCGACGTTAATCCTTTAGTTATTAGGACAGATCTCACACCTCCACCATTTCAGGTAGAACTTGTAGGAAATTTCCTCCGTCTCGTCCCGGCTGAGATTCCTGCTTGGAGATGGCAAAGACTCGTGCCACAGTCTACATTGTCTTGGGTGTAACCcgacagaaaaagaaaggttCAACGTATAGCCGATGATATCCAGAGTAGGTAAGGGGCAAAACGAGGGGGCTCATTAACAGTCCAAGAGCGGGCCGTCGCGTGGGAAGGAATAGGGGTCACGCCCACTCGGCTTCTTCCCGATGACGTGCTGGGGTGTTGTGAGACGCCGCTCTGCCGAGTTTGGCTGCTGGAGGGTGCCCCATATCGGCATCGAGGATCGACCTGCATGGGACTATCGGGTATTTTAATTTGCTCAGGGCTGAGCGATAGCGGCGGTAGTTGCCGAAGCGAAGTTCACCCCCCCGGCGCCCACGGACGTCTCGTATTAGTCTGCCCCCCACACACCCCTTAGAAATCTAAAGATGGAAACAAGAGCGTGTGTCGTTAACCACCAGTTCGTCACCACACCATGGCTACATCGGGATTATTGTTTCGCCACTGAGAATATCGCAAGAAGAAACGAAGTGCGAGATGAGTTCATCTGGATCTGACAGACCGAGGTTGCTGGCTGGGCATTGGCTTGGAAGAAGAGATGGCAACTCGAGCCGAGCGAGGCAAATCGAGATGCCCTCATATATCTGGGTGAGCAAATCTATCAGCGGGATATCCAGGCCTTGGATGCTATCGCCGGTGATCTGTTTTCGACATTGCCATCGTCCACCATGGTGCTGTTCAGTTATCTCAAGCTCCCAACCCTTGCAGTGGCACTGGCCTCCCATCTTTCAAAAGCCCACCTCTTGCATCGTCCTGAAGATGCTTCTTCAGAAAAGATCACGGGCAGCCATGATCACCTCGGATTTCGTTCAGAAACAGAGGACCACCATCTGGTCAAGAGGAAGCACCCAAACCTGAGCCCAGACTACCCGCTCATGTTCCAAGTCCCACTTCCTATCCCTCCTCTGAAGCAACCCACCCGGTAAGTCCCCGCGCTGCTATCTGGCCTCGGTCCCTACCATCGGACTGACACCTCCCAGAATTGTCAAAGTTCCCACTCTGTCCAACataacctcccccttctcgAACCTTACCAATGCCAACACCACGATTCCCAGGTTTGTGCATTACTACGAGATTGAGATCAAGCCCTTCCAGCACTCCATCTACCCGGACCTCAGTCCCGCCAATCTTGTCGGCTACGATGGCATCTCTCCCGGTCCCACCATCATGGTGCCACGAGGGACCGAGTCCGTCGTTCGCTTCGTCAACAAAGCCCACGCCAACAGCTCCGTTCACCTCCACGGATCCTATTCTCGCGCTCCCTTTGATGGTTGGGCCGaggacaccaccgcccctGGGGAGTACAAGGACTATTACTTCCCGAACCGGCAGTCGGGCAGGATGATGTGGTATCACGACCACGCAGTGCACATTGTCTgttcctctccatcctgcaAGTTCCAAGTCATGGCACGGCTAACCCATATGAAAACCGCAGACAGCAGAGAACGCCTACATGGGCCAAGCAGGCGTGTATCTCGTCCGCGACCCAGCAGAAGATggcctcaacctcccttCCGGCTATGGCGAATACGACatccccctcgtcctcgcagCCAAACAGtacaacctcgacgggaCACTGTTCTCCACTGTCGGGGAGAGAATCAGCCTCTGGGGTGATGTCATCCACGTCAACGGGCAGCCGTGGCCCTTTCTGAACGTCGAGCCACGCAAGTACCGGTTCCGGTTCCTCAACGCGGCCGTGTCAAGATCGTTCTCGCTATACTTTGTCAAGACAAGCAATGCCGGCGGGCTCAACGCCAAACTTCCCTTCAAGGTCATTGCTAGCGATTCGGGGCTGTTGGAGAAGCCAGTTCAGACTTCGTACATGGTTTGTCTCCTCCCagtctcttttcttccctgAAATGGTAGCTAACCAGTTGATCGCCAGTACATCTCCATGGCCGAGCGCTATGAAATCGTTTTCGACTTCTCTTCCCACGCCGGACAGACCATCGAGCTCCGCAACTTTGCCAAAGCCGGCGGCGCCGGGGTCGAGGACGACTACCAAGACACAGACAAGGTCATGCGCTTTGTGGTTTCCAACACCACTGCCAGCGCCGACACCTCCGTTGTCCCTGCCCAACTACGCACCGTTCCGTTTCCCCGTCCCAAGACAAGGAGAAAGATTGACCAGCACTTCAAGTTCCACCGCGCCAACGGTCAATGGCTCATCAATGGCGTTGGCTTTGCGGAGGCCAACAACCGTATCCTTGCCAATGTCCCCCGCGGCACGGTTGAGATCTGGGAGTTGGAGAACACTACCGATGGCTGGTCTCACCCAATTCACGTGCATCTGGTGGACTTTCGGGTTATCTGGCGTCGACGGGAGGGTAGGCGCGTGGAGAAATACGAAAGTGAGGGGCTCAAGGATGTCGTATGGCTTGGGAGAGAGGAaacggtgctggtggaggctCATTACGCTCCCTGGGACGGCGTGTACATGTTCCATTGCCACAACCTCATccacgaggacgacgataTGATGGCCGCATTCAATGTTACTGCGTTGCCTGACTTTGGGTACAACAACTTCTCTGCCAAGTTCTTGGATCCCATGGagccgaggtggagggcaAAGCCATTTGCCATGGCAGACTTTAGCGCGCGGACAGGGCCATTCTCAGGGGCGGCGATTGACCAAAAGGTGAAAGACTTTGCTGCGTCGGACGCCTATAGGCATGCCGACGAGATCATGGATGGCTTGGATCAATACTGGAGGACCGCCAGCCAGCCTGTTCGGAGCACAAGTACACGCTCATCTGCAACCAATACCCGATCGACCTCGAGCAGAGGAACGCGAACCACTACCACATCTAGGGCAACGACGACATCGAgggcaacatcatcaacgccaacaacTCGAAATTTAAGCACCCGGCTTCAAGCAACCACTCGTTCATTCATTACAAAATCATGGGACAGTTCAGCAACACAGTCGACAGTGCCGCCGCGCTTAACGTCTAGGCCGCTGTCAAGTTCTCGTCCGCCATCCACAGCAACACTGTTCTAGGTAGCCAGATGGCACTACGTGTA
The sequence above is a segment of the Podospora pseudoanserina strain CBS 124.78 chromosome 5, whole genome shotgun sequence genome. Coding sequences within it:
- a CDS encoding hypothetical protein (antiSMASH:Cluster_6; EggNog:ENOG503P04X) encodes the protein MTVMTEPSQRRAYIRHEPQQRLVLALCQVPVSVLDSLSNTVNMRCYIFTSILSFLFFSLFLPCVLAQVLRDDSPIWVQGAFEDATVTANDTSYNAGGTITVNGFVLNIPRNLLVQFPAAWVPWRDFVASKSDFIGFETLVMGNTIEGDPRVGQVVITEFFEGLSFGFIESLNYTDGSMKIENGPTVRISDPNGVFSVGYDGASFMTADDQSPSITAFSGFPMCIPRNGSDPLCPLSNRPTGRPGIFRAPDPLVMAPFLPGDLITFSGFRRGDEVIAFSIVAQNVQITTGDDIVYIRMELALLGIFSPSPAAEIADSRFIGFSSNPRTSVTLYALDVNPCTGETTERMIAGVGLRGGRNFQNKFEYRNEILFGYTREYRAVAEIDGVPITRRTRNGILAGSYIQPVNVWVQTEMDIPGLFANGVPFEFREMEFLTKGVGRDENGNVWGPLDPFPQSLVPISAPNCGGVNSRIQRRRTFGSRFGRMKAEAVAGADNKGTEEPEVVVAPAEIAAIEEKAELDAVLEQDQIESLFGDGPQLQ
- a CDS encoding hypothetical protein (antiSMASH:Cluster_6; EggNog:ENOG503NW8V; CAZy:AA1; COG:Q), with product MVLFSYLKLPTLAVALASHLSKAHLLHRPEDASSEKITGSHDHLGFRSETEDHHLVKRKHPNLSPDYPLMFQVPLPIPPLKQPTRIVKVPTLSNITSPFSNLTNANTTIPRFVHYYEIEIKPFQHSIYPDLSPANLVGYDGISPGPTIMVPRGTESVVRFVNKAHANSSVHLHGSYSRAPFDGWAEDTTAPGEYKDYYFPNRQSGRMMWYHDHAVHITAENAYMGQAGVYLVRDPAEDGLNLPSGYGEYDIPLVLAAKQYNLDGTLFSTVGERISLWGDVIHVNGQPWPFLNVEPRKYRFRFLNAAVSRSFSLYFVKTSNAGGLNAKLPFKVIASDSGLLEKPVQTSYMYISMAERYEIVFDFSSHAGQTIELRNFAKAGGAGVEDDYQDTDKVMRFVVSNTTASADTSVVPAQLRTVPFPRPKTRRKIDQHFKFHRANGQWLINGVGFAEANNRILANVPRGTVEIWELENTTDGWSHPIHVHLVDFRVIWRRREGRRVEKYESEGLKDVVWLGREETVLVEAHYAPWDGVYMFHCHNLIHEDDDMMAAFNVTALPDFGYNNFSAKFLDPMEPRWRAKPFAMADFSARTGPFSGAAIDQKVKDFAASDAYRHADEIMDGLDQYWRTASQPVRSTSTRSSATNTRSTSSRGTRTTTTSRATTTSRATSSTPTTRNLSTRLQATTRSFITKSWDSSATQSTVPPRLTSRPLSSSRPPSTATLF